A stretch of Desulfurivibrio alkaliphilus AHT 2 DNA encodes these proteins:
- the galU gene encoding UTP--glucose-1-phosphate uridylyltransferase GalU — protein sequence MKVRKAVIPVAGLGTRFLPASKAIPKEMLTIVDRPTIQYIVEEVVNSGIEVIIFVTSEGKSAIENHFDYDFELDTMLRQKNKPELYEEVRHISNLIDIIAVRQKKPLGLGHAIWSARNVVGHEPFLVLLGDDLVLSDNLPCCRQMLNLYDEVQESIVAIQRVAPEETGQYGIVEGEPVRDRVHKVQRMVEKPPPGTTDSDLAIIGRYLLQPDIFDLLQTTTPGHGGEIQLTDALMALARKRPLYAYEFEGTRFDAGDKLGYLKAIIAFARCHPTLGPEFRQHLKEVCAAL from the coding sequence ATGAAAGTTCGCAAGGCCGTAATTCCCGTCGCCGGGCTGGGCACCCGTTTTCTGCCGGCCAGCAAGGCCATCCCCAAAGAGATGCTGACCATCGTCGACCGGCCCACCATCCAGTATATCGTGGAGGAGGTGGTCAATTCCGGCATCGAGGTGATCATCTTTGTGACCAGCGAAGGCAAGTCGGCCATTGAAAACCACTTCGATTACGACTTCGAGCTGGACACCATGCTGCGCCAGAAAAACAAGCCCGAACTGTACGAAGAGGTGCGCCATATCTCCAACCTCATCGACATCATCGCGGTGCGCCAGAAAAAACCGCTGGGGCTGGGGCATGCCATCTGGAGTGCCCGCAACGTGGTGGGCCACGAGCCCTTCCTGGTGCTGCTGGGCGACGACCTGGTGCTTTCCGACAACCTGCCCTGCTGCCGGCAGATGCTCAACCTCTATGACGAAGTGCAGGAGTCCATTGTGGCCATCCAGCGCGTGGCCCCGGAGGAAACCGGCCAGTACGGAATCGTCGAGGGCGAACCGGTCCGGGACCGGGTGCACAAGGTGCAGCGGATGGTGGAAAAACCACCCCCCGGCACCACCGATTCCGACCTGGCCATCATCGGCCGCTACCTGCTGCAGCCGGACATCTTTGACCTGCTGCAGACAACCACCCCCGGCCACGGCGGCGAGATCCAGCTCACCGACGCCCTGATGGCCCTGGCCAGAAAGCGGCCATTATACGCCTACGAGTTTGAAGGCACCCGTTTTGACGCCGGCGACAAGCTGGGCTACCTGAAAGCGATCATCGCCTTTGCCCGCTGCCATCCCACCCTGGGCCCGGAATTCCGCCAACACCTCAAGGAGGTTTGCGCGGCCCTTTAA
- the tilS gene encoding tRNA lysidine(34) synthetase TilS, translated as MHPLEKKVKKSIAGHRLIAAGELVVVGTSGGPDSMALLYALKTLSAAMHFNLLAVYVDHGLRPEESREEEQLMAAVAAALEIPWRGGRVAVRDYARQQGLSLEHAARELRYRFFAQVAAETGAAKIAVAHTADDQAEELLLRLLRGTARGGLSGMAPLARGRIIRPLLAVSKAEVLAYLAQRNIAFARDSSNQDLRFVRNRVRLELVPWLKQRFNPRLRETLCHTATVLQDEEELLAAMADEAYRQARVAGEPAKAALTLSLPFFAAQPRALQRRLLEMALLELQLKPAGRQIEQLLHGADRGGKGVIGHLAGGVTVYKDAKSLRFHREAPGPRRRPPASGKSTNQP; from the coding sequence ATGCATCCGCTGGAGAAAAAAGTCAAAAAGAGTATCGCCGGCCACCGCCTGATCGCCGCCGGCGAGCTGGTGGTGGTGGGAACCTCCGGCGGGCCGGACTCCATGGCCCTGCTTTATGCCCTCAAGACTTTGTCGGCGGCCATGCACTTCAACCTGCTGGCGGTTTATGTTGACCATGGCCTGCGACCGGAAGAAAGCCGGGAGGAAGAGCAACTGATGGCGGCGGTGGCCGCCGCCCTGGAGATTCCCTGGCGCGGCGGCCGGGTGGCGGTGCGCGATTATGCCCGGCAGCAGGGCCTTTCCTTGGAACACGCGGCCCGGGAGTTGCGTTATCGTTTTTTTGCCCAAGTGGCGGCGGAAACCGGGGCGGCCAAGATCGCCGTGGCCCATACCGCCGATGACCAGGCGGAAGAGCTGTTGCTGCGCCTGCTGCGGGGAACGGCCCGGGGAGGGCTCAGCGGCATGGCGCCGCTGGCTCGGGGGCGCATCATCCGGCCGCTGTTGGCGGTGAGCAAGGCCGAGGTGCTGGCCTACCTTGCCCAGCGTAACATCGCCTTTGCCCGGGACAGCTCCAACCAGGACCTGCGCTTTGTTCGCAACCGGGTGCGGCTGGAACTGGTTCCCTGGCTTAAGCAGCGTTTCAACCCCCGCCTGCGGGAAACGCTCTGCCACACCGCCACGGTGCTGCAGGACGAGGAGGAATTGCTGGCGGCCATGGCCGACGAGGCTTACCGCCAGGCCCGGGTCGCCGGTGAACCGGCCAAGGCGGCGTTAACCCTCTCTTTGCCGTTTTTTGCCGCTCAACCCCGGGCCCTGCAGCGCCGTCTGCTGGAAATGGCCCTGCTTGAACTGCAGCTTAAACCCGCCGGGCGTCAGATCGAGCAACTGCTGCACGGCGCCGATCGGGGCGGCAAAGGGGTGATTGGCCATTTGGCCGGCGGGGTGACGGTCTACAAAGACGCCAAATCTCTGCGCTTCCACCGGGAAGCTCCGGGCCCCCGCCGCCGCCCGCCGGCAAGCGGTAAAAGCACTAATCAGCCATAA